One stretch of Arachis duranensis cultivar V14167 chromosome 1, aradu.V14167.gnm2.J7QH, whole genome shotgun sequence DNA includes these proteins:
- the LOC107494294 gene encoding uncharacterized protein LOC107494294 produces the protein MARQDQKTARKDQALAFKNQEASIRNLERHMGQMAKQISEMGEKRANIFPNVIEEHPRDKGKATKWEECKAIIVESEETREKEAINQEKHNREVPQEEIEDKSEKDQTTKKAQISKGDKNILKSQLQEKREEVNPLLEHMPLYAKFMKEVLTKKRSLKEVQIVEMTKECSAILQRELPAKKDDPGSFYIHCTIGNITIEKLFCVLGASINLMPLSLMRKLQISELKSTRVVLQMADKSIKQALGVVENVLVKVGKFFLLADFVISDIKEDPNTPIILGRPFLATGRALIDVEKGELLLRVHDEHLAFHVFKTLHEPTQEEDFMKDKARDQSLKEAVNELTPRLLNPCLKGWCNKSKKSRRN, from the exons atgGCAAGACAAGATCAGAAAACTGCAAGGAAAGATCAGGCCCTGGCATTCAAAAACCAAGAGGCCTCAATCAGAAACCTTGAGAGACACATGGGACAAATGGCTAAGCAAATTtcagaaatgggtgagaagagAGCAAATATCTTCCCCAATGTCATTGAAGAACACCCAAGGGACAAAGGAAAAGCCACAAAATGGGAGGAGTGCAAAGCAATTATAGTGGAAAGTGAAGAGACTAGGGAGAAGGAAGCCATCAatcaagaaaaacacaacagagaAGTTCCACAAGAGGAAATAGAGGACAAAAGTGAAAAGGATCAGACAACTAAGAAGGCACAAATCTCAAAGGGAGACAAGAACATCCTTAAATCACAACTACaagagaagagggaagaagTGAATCCTT TACTTGAACATATGCCACTATATgccaaatttatgaaagaagtaCTCACAAAGAAAAGATCCCTAAAGGAAGTACAGATTGTTGAGATgacaaaggaatgtagtgctattCTCCAAAGAGAGTTGCCAGCGAAGAAAGATGATCCTGGGAGTTTTTACATACATTGCACCATAGGAAACATAACAATTGAGAAGTTATTCTGTGTCCTCggtgcaagcataaacttgatgcctttGTCTCTAATGAGGAAACTTCAAATTTCTGAGCTGAAATCCACACGAGTAGTTCTCCAAATGGCTGACAAATCCATTAAGCAAGCACTAGGAGttgtggagaatgtgttggtaaaagtgggaaaattctTTCTCCTTGCTGACTTTGTTATCTCGGATATAAAAGAGGACCCTAACACTCCCATCATCCTGGGgaggcctttcctagctacgggcagagcattgatagatgttgaaaaaggaGAATTGTTGctgagagtgcatgatgagcacctagcattccatgtttttaaaaccCTGCATGAGCCTACTCAAGAAGAAGATTTTATGAAGGATAAGGCCAGAGATCAAAGTTTGAAGGAGGCAGTCAATGAGTTAACTCCAAGACTTCTAAATCCATGCTTGAAAGGATGGTGCAACAAATCAAAGAAATCAAGGAGGAACTAG